A region of the Lysobacter sp. K5869 genome:
GAGGGGATGTCCCAATCGCCGCCGCCGCTGCCGGAGCGCGGCAACGACGGCGAAGACGGCGCGTCGTAGCTGGCGCTCGCGCCGCCGCCGCCGCTGTGGCCGCCGCTGCCTTGCCAGTCCGAACGCGACGACCGGCCCGAGCCGCCGCCGAATTCGGGCAGATCAAAGTCGAAGTCGGAGTCGGATTTCTTGTGCCCGTGGCTGCGCGCCCAGCTCCACAGCAGCAGCAAGAACGCCGCGTAGGCGATGCAGGCGGCGAGGGGATAGCGCAGGGCCATGCTGTGCACGCCGGCGTGCAGCAGGCCGAAGGAGGCCAGGAAGCCCGCCGCGCCGGTCAGCAGCACGATCAGGCTCATCTGCAGGCGGGGCCAGTGGTCGCGTTCCAGGCGTGCGCGCAAGCGCGCGATTTCCATATCTCGGCTCATGGCGGCGAGTGTAGGCGCGCGTCCGGGCGGCGACGCAAGCCGGTCTGGAGCGGTGGCGGGGGAATGGTTCAGTTCTCGTGCGTTGGGTGCTGGGCGGCGACACGCGCGGTGTGCCGGTGTTGCCGATGCGTTATCGAGCGTAGGCAGGGCGGAAACCAGGCCGCGCGGTCGCCTTGACAGGGCTGGATACGAAAAGTAGCTTACGATTAGTAAGTTACTTTTCGTAATTAATCTCGGAGCCGCCATGCACGCCCTGATCGTCCTAGCCCATCCCGACCCGAAGTCGCTGACCCACGCCGTCGCCGCGTGCGTGGGCGAGGGCGTTCGCGCCGCCGGCCACAGCGTCGAGTTGGCCGACCTCGCCGCCGAAGGCTTCGACCCGCGCTACGGTCAGGCAGACCACGACGCCTACCGCGAACTCGCGCCGCTGCCGGCCGACGTGCGCGCCGAACAGGCGCGGATCGAGCGCGCCGATGCCGTAGTCCTGGTCTATCCGGTGTATTGGTGGTCGATGCCGGGGCTGCTCAAGGGCTGGGTCGACCGGGTGTTCTCCAACAACTGGGCCTATGCGACGCGCGACGGGCGCGTGGTCGGCCAGTTGCAGCGTTTGCGCGTGCATCTGCTCGGCTTGGGCGGCGCGGACGAGCGCAGCTACGTCAAGCACGCTTACGACGTGGCGATGAAGACGCAGATCGATCACGGCGTGTTCGATTACTGCGCCGCGTGCGTGGTCAGTTCGACGATTCGTTTCGATACGCAAGAGCCCGACGGGCGGGCGCATTTGGATGCGGCGTTCGAGTTGGGGGGCGGGGTGTTCGGCGAACGGGAACGTTGCCGCGCGGCGTGAGCGGGCCGCGACGGCGAGTGGGGTTTTCGTCGTGGGCGGAGTGTTGCGGTCGCGGCTTACGCCGCTCCTACAGGGCGAGGCCGTAGCTGCGATTCTCTGAGCGGGCGGTGTGGGGTTTTCGTCGTGGGCGCGGTGTCGCGGTCGCGGCTTGCGCCGCTCCTACAAGGCGAGGCCGTAGCTGCGATTCTCTGAGCGGGCGGTGTGGGGCTTTCGTCGTGGGCGCGGTGTCGTGGTCGCGGCTTGCGCCGCTCCTACAGGGCGAGGGCGTAGCGACGATTCCGGCTGTAGGAGCGGCGCGAGCCGCGACCGCGACGCCACGATTACGACGCGGGCTTCAACGCCCCGTCCACCCATCGAGCATGTCCGCCAATTCGTCGGCATGCTCCTCTTCCTGCGCCAGGATGTGCTCCATCATGCGCTTGGTCGTGGTGTCCTGGTCGCCGAGGTAATCGATGATCGCGCGATAGCTGTCGATGGCGATGCGCTCGGCGATCAGATCCTCCTTGACCATGTCGCGCAGATCGCTGCCTTCCACGTACTGCGCGTGGGCGCGGCCGCTGAGCACGTCGGGATTGAGGTCGGGTTCGCCGCCGAGCTGGACGATGCGTTCGGCGATCAGGTCGGCGTGCGCCTGCTCTTCGTTGGCGTGTTCGAGGAATTCGGCCTTGATCGAATCGGCCATCAGGCCGCTGGCCATGAAGTAGTGGCGCTTGTAGCGCAGCACGCAGACGATTTCGGTGGCCAGCGCTTCGTTGAGCAGCCGCACCACGGTG
Encoded here:
- a CDS encoding ferritin-like domain-containing protein; this encodes MSTKPVSKRAAAPAAQPASSKPSSNKPSAGKPAAGSSAFVADLDAIRARARRHIENGAITASYRADRDTVVRLLNEALATEIVCVLRYKRHYFMASGLMADSIKAEFLEHANEEQAHADLIAERIVQLGGEPDLNPDVLSGRAHAQYVEGSDLRDMVKEDLIAERIAIDSYRAIIDYLGDQDTTTKRMMEHILAQEEEHADELADMLDGWTGR
- a CDS encoding NAD(P)H-dependent oxidoreductase, producing MHALIVLAHPDPKSLTHAVAACVGEGVRAAGHSVELADLAAEGFDPRYGQADHDAYRELAPLPADVRAEQARIERADAVVLVYPVYWWSMPGLLKGWVDRVFSNNWAYATRDGRVVGQLQRLRVHLLGLGGADERSYVKHAYDVAMKTQIDHGVFDYCAACVVSSTIRFDTQEPDGRAHLDAAFELGGGVFGERERCRAA